In bacterium, a single window of DNA contains:
- the murE gene encoding UDP-N-acetylmuramoyl-L-alanyl-D-glutamate--2,6-diaminopimelate ligase, whose product MNRLEALLATLQPDPLPASTIEQCLEGTFDTPLSGDGLCHGLAYDSRRVTPGSLFVALCGEKVDGHAYLRDAWERGARGAVVEHPDAALAMPQLTVTDSRRALSLLSDLAYRASSRHLSTIGITGTKGKTSTTYFVRHLLEQGGHQTGVIGTLGWHVGGETVPLPLTTPESLELHQLLAALRQAGCSHVAMEASAHGVHFQRTRDVTFSRLLFTNLAQDHLDFFGSMEAYGAAKARLFTEQLPEHPEALGLINIDDPFGQQLASLLPAEQLMTVGTQAQAQVRGTLMEARPGQLRLRIQFREQGEIEALVPLGGAFFLTNLLLAAATAASLGVSLTAITAGLATMPAVPGRHEVVSTPDDDISVVVDYAHTPMSVAAILATVERDSARPVIALVGCGGDRDRSKRPQMGRLALDGADQVFVTSDNPRSEDPEAIIADILTGIPTEAVGQSVRVEVDRGTAIASMIQEAPAGARLFILGKGHEPYQILKDRTIAFDDREHARTALAARREARLGATV is encoded by the coding sequence GTGAACCGGCTTGAAGCTCTCCTCGCTACCCTCCAGCCTGATCCCCTCCCCGCGTCCACGATCGAACAGTGTCTGGAAGGCACCTTTGACACCCCGTTGTCCGGGGATGGCCTCTGTCATGGGCTGGCCTATGACTCACGCCGGGTGACGCCAGGATCGCTCTTTGTCGCCCTTTGCGGCGAAAAGGTGGATGGGCACGCATATCTCCGCGATGCCTGGGAGCGGGGGGCGCGGGGCGCGGTGGTCGAGCATCCTGATGCTGCTCTGGCCATGCCTCAACTCACTGTGACGGACAGCCGTCGCGCCTTAAGCCTGCTGAGCGATCTCGCCTACCGTGCATCTTCACGGCATCTCTCGACCATCGGCATCACCGGGACCAAGGGCAAAACATCCACGACCTACTTCGTTCGACATCTGCTGGAGCAGGGCGGACATCAAACAGGTGTGATCGGCACCCTGGGCTGGCATGTGGGTGGTGAAACAGTCCCACTCCCGCTGACCACACCAGAGTCGCTGGAGTTGCATCAACTGCTGGCAGCTTTGCGGCAGGCGGGGTGCTCCCATGTCGCGATGGAAGCCTCGGCGCACGGGGTCCACTTTCAGCGGACCCGTGATGTCACCTTCTCCCGGCTCCTCTTTACGAATCTGGCGCAGGATCACCTCGATTTCTTCGGCAGCATGGAAGCATACGGTGCTGCGAAAGCCCGGCTCTTTACGGAGCAGTTGCCAGAGCATCCGGAAGCACTTGGACTCATCAACATCGATGATCCCTTCGGGCAGCAGCTGGCATCGCTGCTCCCGGCTGAGCAGCTCATGACCGTGGGTACCCAGGCACAGGCGCAGGTACGGGGCACGCTCATGGAAGCGCGTCCGGGCCAGCTCCGACTCCGGATCCAGTTCCGGGAGCAGGGCGAGATTGAAGCGCTGGTGCCTTTAGGGGGAGCGTTCTTCCTGACCAATCTGCTGCTGGCCGCCGCCACTGCTGCCAGTCTGGGCGTCAGCCTGACCGCGATCACCGCAGGCCTGGCCACGATGCCCGCGGTCCCCGGACGTCATGAAGTCGTCTCGACTCCCGACGATGACATCTCAGTGGTCGTGGACTACGCCCATACGCCGATGAGCGTGGCCGCCATCCTGGCGACGGTCGAACGGGACTCCGCCCGTCCGGTGATCGCGCTGGTGGGGTGCGGCGGCGACCGGGATCGGAGCAAGCGTCCTCAAATGGGACGCCTCGCGCTGGATGGGGCCGACCAGGTCTTTGTGACCTCCGACAATCCACGCAGTGAAGACCCGGAAGCCATCATCGCCGACATCCTCACCGGGATTCCCACAGAAGCGGTCGGGCAGAGCGTCCGTGTGGAGGTTGACCGGGGGACCGCCATCGCCTCGATGATCCAGGAAGCCCCCGCCGGGGCGCGGCTCTTTATCCTCGGCAAAGGCCACGAGCCTTATCAGATTCTGAAAGACCGCACGATTGCCTTTGATGATCGGGAACATGCCCGGACCGCACTGGCGGCTCGTCGTGAAGCACGACTGGGAGCCACTGTATGA
- the murF gene encoding UDP-N-acetylmuramoyl-tripeptide--D-alanyl-D-alanine ligase, translating into MTATPLSPDSPISTHPAPPPLRLTLAEVVVETGATLLQGDPESLLGAVDIDSRRLQPGDWFLAHVGSQVDGHGYLADAALQQIGGAIVTDRSRLPAGWGLPTLVVESHQEFLERLGMAIRSRFTGPVVGITGSVGKTSCRHILSHLLSADRTVLSTPWNWNTEIGVPLTLTHLLQEGADVCVLELAMRGAGQISQLTRITRPQVGILTAIAPVHLELLGSLWGILEAKLELFREMAPEGTWVYPASDTFLQAGLANLPTIAHQTLLFMPGQELLGPGDPAILRADSLVWQEAVESWAFNLDWQHQRVPTALRTIAQAQIWSALAAIAGALALGMSLEQIGAQLPQVPPITGRMELRRRFPQRILLFDCYNSNPVSAAEALETLVRVAGSRPAIAILGGMKELGAESERYHRELGTRVRLLGIPWLLAIGEESTWIADAAAGGSTTVFTAATAHDAVGWLQTQVPADAVVLLKGSRAYALESLLEHSW; encoded by the coding sequence ATGACCGCGACTCCCCTCTCGCCAGACTCACCCATCAGCACCCATCCGGCCCCTCCGCCTCTGCGACTCACCCTGGCGGAGGTCGTGGTCGAAACAGGCGCGACCCTGTTGCAGGGAGACCCGGAGTCGTTGCTGGGAGCGGTGGATATCGACTCCCGTCGACTGCAGCCAGGTGACTGGTTCCTCGCACATGTCGGTTCGCAGGTCGATGGGCATGGCTATCTCGCCGATGCGGCACTACAACAAATCGGGGGAGCTATCGTCACGGATCGCTCGCGCCTCCCTGCAGGCTGGGGCCTCCCCACCCTGGTGGTCGAGTCACATCAGGAGTTTCTGGAACGATTGGGAATGGCCATCCGGTCGCGCTTTACCGGACCGGTCGTCGGCATCACTGGTAGTGTCGGCAAAACATCCTGTCGTCACATCCTCAGCCATCTGCTGAGCGCGGACCGGACGGTCCTGTCGACCCCCTGGAACTGGAATACGGAGATTGGGGTCCCGCTCACTCTGACGCATCTGCTTCAGGAAGGGGCGGATGTCTGTGTGCTGGAACTGGCGATGCGGGGGGCGGGGCAGATAAGTCAACTCACACGCATTACCCGTCCACAAGTTGGCATCCTGACGGCCATTGCTCCGGTCCATCTGGAGTTACTCGGTTCGCTCTGGGGGATTCTGGAGGCAAAGCTGGAGCTCTTCCGGGAGATGGCACCAGAGGGGACCTGGGTCTACCCCGCCTCCGACACCTTCCTGCAGGCGGGACTGGCGAACCTCCCGACCATCGCTCATCAGACTCTCCTCTTTATGCCGGGGCAGGAGCTGCTGGGTCCGGGCGATCCGGCGATTCTCCGCGCTGACTCCCTTGTCTGGCAGGAAGCTGTGGAGTCCTGGGCCTTCAACCTCGACTGGCAGCATCAACGGGTCCCGACAGCGCTGCGGACCATCGCGCAGGCGCAAATCTGGAGTGCCCTGGCGGCGATTGCTGGCGCGCTGGCGCTGGGGATGTCGCTTGAGCAGATCGGCGCACAGTTGCCACAGGTTCCACCTATCACAGGGCGCATGGAGCTGCGTCGTCGCTTCCCGCAGCGCATACTCCTGTTCGACTGTTACAACTCGAATCCTGTCTCGGCAGCAGAAGCGCTTGAAACACTGGTACGGGTCGCCGGGTCTCGCCCTGCCATCGCGATTCTCGGCGGCATGAAGGAACTCGGTGCGGAGAGCGAGCGCTACCATCGGGAACTGGGGACCCGGGTCCGCCTGCTCGGCATCCCCTGGTTGTTGGCGATCGGAGAGGAATCGACCTGGATCGCCGATGCTGCGGCTGGTGGCAGCACTACGGTCTTTACCGCCGCGACCGCACACGACGCCGTGGGCTGGCTGCAGACACAAGTCCCGGCCGATGCAGTCGTCCTGCTCAAAGGATCCCGGGCATACGCTCTGGAGTCGTTGCTGGAGCATTCCTGGTAG
- the mraY gene encoding Phospho-N-acetylmuramoyl-pentapeptide-transferase, with translation MILLAAAIVTWLTDGWLLQWLTRQQVRAQIRTDGPATHQAKAKTPALGGAVFPLGWLAGLLVGVGFLLAEDRTYFSATPHRITLALLLLVNTAAFGIGFADDWLKVAQKSSTGLKARFRLPLQLLAGLLLGWVASMLAGDAVRHFLPIPGLQWALLPSMALVGWLTLYFAGTLNAVNFTDGLDTLLAGTGTIALLIVGILSYGWVARWVPMDPLLGHAAFAGAGVLLGFYPHNRHPAKLFMGDGGAYFIGGLLASITALQGTSFCFLVIGAVFYLELLSVILQVSVFRLTKGQRRLFPMAPLHHALEVKGWKEQDVVSLFWGISLGAGLLGWWIVRTL, from the coding sequence TTGATTCTGCTCGCAGCGGCCATCGTCACCTGGCTGACCGATGGCTGGCTGCTGCAATGGCTCACACGGCAACAGGTGCGGGCACAGATACGGACCGATGGACCTGCGACGCATCAGGCGAAGGCGAAGACACCTGCCCTCGGCGGCGCGGTCTTTCCCCTGGGTTGGCTGGCCGGACTCCTGGTGGGAGTCGGATTCCTCCTGGCCGAAGACCGGACGTACTTCTCCGCCACTCCGCATCGCATCACCCTGGCCCTGCTGCTACTGGTCAACACGGCCGCGTTCGGCATCGGATTCGCCGATGACTGGCTCAAGGTCGCGCAGAAGAGTTCGACGGGACTGAAGGCCCGGTTCCGGCTTCCGCTTCAGCTTTTGGCGGGATTGCTCCTCGGTTGGGTGGCCTCGATGCTGGCCGGCGATGCTGTACGGCACTTCCTCCCTATCCCCGGACTGCAGTGGGCCTTGCTGCCATCGATGGCGCTGGTGGGCTGGTTGACGCTTTACTTTGCCGGCACGCTGAACGCTGTGAACTTCACCGATGGCCTCGACACGCTGCTGGCGGGTACGGGCACCATCGCGCTACTGATTGTGGGGATCCTGTCTTATGGCTGGGTCGCCCGATGGGTTCCGATGGACCCACTGTTGGGGCATGCTGCTTTCGCCGGGGCAGGCGTGCTACTGGGGTTTTATCCGCACAATCGTCATCCCGCGAAACTCTTCATGGGCGATGGGGGGGCCTACTTCATCGGGGGGCTGCTGGCGAGCATTACGGCCCTGCAGGGGACTTCCTTCTGTTTTCTGGTCATCGGAGCGGTCTTTTATCTCGAACTCCTGAGCGTCATCCTGCAGGTCAGTGTGTTCCGGCTGACAAAGGGCCAACGTCGGCTCTTTCCGATGGCCCCTCTGCATCACGCCCTCGAAGTGAAGGGCTGGAAAGAGCAGGATGTGGTGAGCCTGTTCTGGGGCATTAGCCTGGGGGCTGGCCTCCTTGGCTGGTGGATCGTCCGGACACTCTGA